In Camelus dromedarius isolate mCamDro1 chromosome 24, mCamDro1.pat, whole genome shotgun sequence, one genomic interval encodes:
- the SPN gene encoding leukosialin, with amino-acid sequence MWEHGGWGRMLVWVEPGPLPFPLGPCPPVLPQLQEELEQPGPSPVRYRVSWSQLLLMPVALEMTLLLFLFGSVWVQTVSPENITTSPMSESSTLSGSSTSNIHETTTFTSMTSHLTKVVDSTVHPTFPPSSTSAPASEFLSTLGTSPAASSDLAAPRLISSQELMTKNSSVLPEISEATSVPAHPVMDSSESHTVTDTIMATSSLETFSGTRGPSLITATSSLETSSGTRGPSVTTATSSLETSSGTREPITTATSSLETSSGTRGLSVTTAIIFLKPSMGTRGSTIFGEKIVTISSTSFPKLHPGTNVTLLVSVLLVALLVIIVLLCLLLLCVRWKKQRTGVLTLSRGGKRNGAGDAWAGRAQVSDEEAMIKTDGVSRGDKGSGVPQGEGSDQRSTLTTFLNTQKSHQDSLPLEDLKAQSASSLNGEKEPLVGREDGAVEASVPDGPEARDVKAP; translated from the exons ATGTGGGAGCATGGCGGGTGGGGCAGGATGCTGGTGTGGGTGGAGCCAGGGCCACTTCCTTTCCCCTTGGGGCCCTGTCCGCCAGTCTTGCCCCAGCTTCAGGAGGAGTTggagcagcctggccccagccctgtgCGTTATCGAGTGAGCTG GTCCCAACTCCTGCTCATGCCTGTGGCCTTGGAAATgaccctccttctcttcctctttgggAGTGTCTGGGTCCAAACCGTGAGCCCAGAGAACATAACTACTTCGCCGATGTCTGAATCCAGCACGTTATCTGGTTCTTCGACCTCAAATATCCATGAGACCACAACATTCACCTCAATGACATCCCATCTTACAAAGGTGGTTGACAGCACTGTGCACCCGACCTTCCCACCTTCCTCAacttctgctccagccagtgaGTTTTTATCCACTCTTGGGACTTCCCCTGCTGCCAGCAGTGACCTTGCTGCACCGAGGTTAATAAGCTCCCAGGAGCTTATGACCAAGAATTCATCGGTGCTCCCGGAAATCTCGGAAGCAACCAGTGTGCCTGCTCACCCGGTAATGGACTCTTCAGAATCCCACACTGTCACTGATACAATCATGGCAACTAGCTCTCTGGAGACCTTCAGTGGGACCAGGGGACCCTCTCTGATCACGGCAACTAGCTCTCTGGAGACCTCCAGTGGGACCAGGGGACCCTCTGTGACCACGGCAACTAGCTCTCTGGAGACCTCCAGTGGGACCAGGGAACCCATCACCACGGCAACTAGCTCTCTGGAGACCTCCAGTGGGACCAGGGGACTCTCTGTCACCACGGCAATTATCTTTCTGAAGCCCTCCATGGGGACCCGTGGCTCCAccatctttggggaaaaaatagtcACCATAAGCAGTACATCCTTTCCCAAATTACATCCGGGGACAAATGTCACCCTGCTGGTGAGTGTGCTGCTGGTGGCCCTACTGGTGATCATTGTCCTCCTGTGCCTACTCCTGCTATGTGTCCGATGGAAGAAGCAGAGGACAGGAGTCCTGACACTAAGCAGGGGTGGGAAGCGCAACGGGGCAGGAGATGCCTGGGCTGGGCGAGCACAAGTGTCTGACGAGGAGGCCATGATAAAAACAGACGGAGTGTCTAGGGGCGACAAGGGCTCCGGGGTCCCCCAGGGAGAGGGGTCCGACCAGCGGTCTACACTCACCACTTTCTTGAATACACAGAAGTCTCATCAGGACTCCCTGCCGTTGGAGGATCTAAAAGCCCAGTCAGCCTCCAGCCTAAATGGGGAGAAAGAGCCACTGGTGGGCAGAGAGGACGGGGCTGTGGAAGCCTCTGTTCCTGATGGGCCAGAAGCGAGAGATGTGAAGGCCCCTTAG